In Coregonus clupeaformis isolate EN_2021a unplaced genomic scaffold, ASM2061545v1 scaf0255, whole genome shotgun sequence, the following proteins share a genomic window:
- the LOC121586145 gene encoding zinc finger protein 629-like, which yields MDKDKFAVSHDPCSWLEMHQFIGDLMVSGGSLGLKDAPGSAQPRQTQGESIREARDGDISGQKGQHHTCTCPGCPYSSSSSSSSFQTIKPRGTVSSQPEPSSTYSPELSQPQSQDKETSTQSPNLAPITLTNQGTSSPSPLPQISTFSCFCCHRGFQTCTQLLHHQQGAADSPFSQTHTHYHHHCPLTTCLPHYHSHYGLSPGTFPCLSCQHSFPSCSQLLRHQQGHTHPQNHVVGVTTVSPTLHPCMHCSASFPRPSQLLQHQRTQHAHKAGGFLCTECGRAFNSHSNLRIHLNVHTGARPYSCPDCGKSFSQSGALKIHRRLHTGERPYACAYCGRGFPHLAGVRAHQRTHTGEKPYRCTQCGKCFTQSGALKIHTRIHTGERPFVCSLCGKGFSNCSGIRFHQRTVHGMVSDMGGDGGAGGSHSGRQSLGSSAAVGRPSANPTRIRNNPHTDVSSSITPAPTKILPPGSLLAPPGSGLTVISDKEPQFQSSSVKIPSRRAEPGSSREGRALLYTCEDCGLRFGDAPSRNRHQTLVHYSTEGVEEEGLGDTEGEG from the exons ATGGACAAAGACAAGTTCGCTGTGAGC CATGATCCATGCTCCTGGTTAGAGATGCACCAGTTCATTGGAGACCTGATGGTCTCTGGGGGGTCTCTGGGGCTAAAAGACGCTCCAGGTTCAGCCCAGCCCAGACAGACCCAGGGAGAGAGCATTAGAGAGGCCAGAGACGGAGACATCAGTGGACAAAAAG GCCAGCACCATACCTGCACTTGCCCTGGCTGCCCCTattcctcctcatcctcatcttcctccttccAGACCATAAAGCCCAGAGGAACTGTGTCCTCACAGCCCGAGCCCAGCAGCACCTACAGCCCAGAGCTCAGTCAGCCCCAGAGTCAGGACAAGGAGACCAGCACCCAGAGCCCCAATCTAGCCCCTATCACTCTCACTAACCAGGGTACTTCTTCACCAAGCCCCCTGCCCCAAATCTCCACCTTCTCTTGTTTCTGCTGCCACCGGGGCTTCCAGACCTGCACCCAGCTACTGCACCACCAACAGGGGGCAGCAGACTCTCCCTTCTCCCAGACACAcacccactaccaccaccactgccCCCTCACCACCTGCCTGCCCCACTACCACTCCCACTATGGCCTGTCGCCTGGCACCTTCCCCTGCCTGTCCTGCCAGCATTCCTTCCCCTCCTGTTCCCAGCTCCTCCGCCACCAGCAGGGCCACACACACCCTCAGAACCATGTTGTAGGGGTGACCACAGTGTCCCCCACCCTACACCCCTGCATGCACTGTTCAGCATCCTTCCCCCGACCCTCTCAGCTGCTACAGCACCAGCGCACCCAGCACGCTCACAAGGCCGGTGGCTTCCTGTGCACCGAGTGCGGGCGCGCCTTCAACTCCCACTCCAACCTCCGCATCCACCTCAACGTACACACCGGTGCCCGGCCCTACTCATGCCCTGACTGCGGCAAGAGCTTCAGCCAGTCAGGAGCGTTGAAGATCCATCGGCGCCTCCACACTGGGGAGAGACCCTACGCCTGCGCCTACTGTGGGAGAGGCTTCCCCCACCTGGCCGGGGTCCGGGCCCATCAAAGGacccacacaggggagaagccctaCCGCTGCACCCAGTGTGGGAAGTGCTTCACCCAGTCGGGGGCACTGAAGATCCACACAAGGATCCACACCGGGGAACGGCCGTTTGTGTGCAGCCTCTGTGGGAAGGGCTTCTCCAACTGCTCCGGCATCCGCTTCCACCAGCGCACCGTCCATGGGATGGTGTCGGATATGGGCGGGGATGGAGGAGCCGGTGGGTCCCATAGCGGGAGACAGAGTCTAGGCAGCTCAGCTGCTGTGGGACGCCCCAGTGCCAATCCAACCAGGATACGCAATAACCCCCATACTGACGTGAGCTCCAGCATTACTCCTGCCCCCACCAAAATCCTTCCCCCTGGGTCTCTCCTTGCTCCTCCAGGGTCAGGTCTGACTGTAATCTCAGACAAAGAGCCCCAGTTCCAGTCTAGCAGTGTAAAGATCCCCTCCAGGAGAGCAGAACCAGGCAGTAGCAGGGAAGGGAGGGCTCTGCTGTATACCTGTGAGGACTGTGGGCTGCGTTTTGGGGATGCTCCCTCCAGAAACAGACACCAAACTCTGGTGCACTACTCTACAgaaggggtagaggaggagggccTGGGAGACACtgagggggaggggtga